CGACGAAGCGCGCGCCGTTGGCGGGCGCCACCTCACCCGCGATCAGCACCGGCTGGAGGCTGTCGTCCCCCGCCCCTGCCTGGGCATGCGGCAGGAAGCTCTCGATCTGCCAGGTCCATAGCGAACCGTCGATCCGGCGGCGCTGATGTTCGTCGGCCGAGACGATCAGCAGCCGCTGGCCGCTCTCGACCACCTTCACCGCGATGCCGGGGAGCGCCCGCTCCAGCGGCGTCACGGTGAGGTGGTAGAAATCGACCTGCACCTTAGGTCTCAGCCCTCGAAATTGTCGCGGACGAAACGGTCGATCAGGCGCACGCCAAAGCCGGTCGCGCCCTTGTCATAGGTGTTGCCGGCCTTGTCCGCCCACACCATGCCGGCGATGTCGAGATGCGCCCAGCGCACCCCCTCGTCGACGAAGCGCTGGATGAACTGCGCCGCGGTGATCGATCCCGCGCCGCGCGGCCCGACATTCTTCATGTCCGCGATCGGGCTGTCGATCAGCTTGTTGTATGCGTCGCCGAGGGGGAAGCGCCACAGCAGGTCGCCAGTCGCGCGGCCCGCGGCGAGCAACTCGTCGGCGAGGCCGTCATCGTTCGAAAACAACCCGCCATGCTCGCTGCCCAGGCTGATGATCATCGCGCCGGTCAGCGTCGCGAGATCGACGATCGTCTTGGGCCCATGCGTCTTCTGCACCCAGGTGAGCGCATCGCACAGCACCAGCCGCCCCTCGGCGTCGGTGTTGATCACCTCGATCGTCTGGCCGGACATCGAGGTGACGATGTCGCCCGGCCGCTGGGCATTGCCGTCGGGCATGTTCTCGACCAGCCCGCATACGCCGATGACATTGGCCTTGGCCTTGCGCGTGGCGAGCGCCTTCATCGCGCCCGCGACGGCACCGGCGCCGCCCATGTCCCACTTCATGTCCTCCATGCCCGCGGCCGGCTTGATCGAGATGCCGCCGGTGTCGAAGGTCACGCCCTTGCCGACGAACGCCACGTCGACACCCCCATCTGATTCTTTGGCCCCCTTGCCGTTCCAGCGCATCACCAGCAGCCGCGCCTCGCGCACCGAGCCCTGCGCCACGCCGAGCAGCGCGCCCATGCCGAGTTTCTCCATCGCCGCGCGATCGAGCACCTCGATCTCCACGCCGAGGTCCGTCAGATGGCGGCAGCGCTCGACGAAGCTCTCAGGATAGACGATGTTGGGCGGATCGGAGACGAGGCCGCGCGTCAGGTCGAGTCCGGCGGTCACCGCTTCGA
This is a stretch of genomic DNA from Sphingomonas sp. BT-65. It encodes these proteins:
- a CDS encoding DNA polymerase III subunit chi, which produces MQVDFYHLTVTPLERALPGIAVKVVESGQRLLIVSADEHQRRRIDGSLWTWQIESFLPHAQAGAGDDSLQPVLIAGEVAPANGARFVALIDGEWRDAALEFDRAFHFFDGDKIAEARAAWKGLADREGVERRYWKQDESGRWAQAA
- a CDS encoding leucyl aminopeptidase, giving the protein MRVTFSATRPADAAVIALPVEKDGLDRMPAGTLDDATLALARGAAKAGRFDGEAGSIVEIFVPGAEGANRLLLLGVGAGGEADYERAGGALTGRFLTSGVTSIAVDFASLGGAPAARAVARLAAAAMQRGWRHDVYRTRLTDKQKPTLDEIVLAGAPDGSEAAWTQFEAVTAGLDLTRGLVSDPPNIVYPESFVERCRHLTDLGVEIEVLDRAAMEKLGMGALLGVAQGSVREARLLVMRWNGKGAKESDGGVDVAFVGKGVTFDTGGISIKPAAGMEDMKWDMGGAGAVAGAMKALATRKAKANVIGVCGLVENMPDGNAQRPGDIVTSMSGQTIEVINTDAEGRLVLCDALTWVQKTHGPKTIVDLATLTGAMIISLGSEHGGLFSNDDGLADELLAAGRATGDLLWRFPLGDAYNKLIDSPIADMKNVGPRGAGSITAAQFIQRFVDEGVRWAHLDIAGMVWADKAGNTYDKGATGFGVRLIDRFVRDNFEG